Proteins from a genomic interval of Flammeovirgaceae bacterium SG7u.111:
- a CDS encoding RagB/SusD family nutrient uptake outer membrane protein produces MKVLKYIVITFAALSVMTSCDNKLDITNPNQQTTGTFWQAEEQVIAATDAIYTGFITDGGYMRMYPALTDGRGDDFTGDSPWSDLGNVANFTILPTSGPVRWVWEAHYQVVFRANQVIHKAPSVEMDEGIKKRLIGQAHFLRGLAYFNLANTYHLVPVMVDLPQDESDYYPETATEEVLWQQIISDFQAAKSMLPVNYASVTGLDQGQIGRATKGAAAGMLGKAYLYRKQWQNAADEFAAIINGSEYNYSLMPEYRDNFKPFNENNAESLFEIQFADPNTVGGTDYNYGGEPNSNWKQVNSIGHTYAMEGFGYSDFLPTPWIYEEFKKEATVDGGLDPRLLSTVASYEPGVSELAYGGPWFNPQDKIYPRKYTHDGIEGFVNENNGVENSGINYRIIRYADVLLMYAEALNELNRTAEAYPFIQQVRDRANLPDLATVKPGMTQAEMRGQLGHERALEFSVETIRIHDIIRWGWLYDDAKLAELKAHDRDFESWRPGHEYLPIPQEDLDTNPNISPNSAN; encoded by the coding sequence ATGAAGGTATTAAAATATATAGTAATAACATTCGCCGCATTGTCTGTAATGACCAGCTGTGATAATAAGCTTGATATAACAAACCCTAATCAGCAGACTACTGGAACATTCTGGCAGGCTGAAGAACAAGTAATAGCTGCTACTGATGCAATCTATACAGGGTTTATTACGGATGGCGGATACATGAGAATGTATCCTGCTTTAACAGATGGAAGAGGGGATGATTTTACCGGTGATAGCCCTTGGTCTGATTTAGGTAACGTGGCAAATTTTACCATTTTGCCAACTTCTGGGCCTGTAAGGTGGGTGTGGGAAGCACATTACCAAGTAGTATTTCGTGCCAATCAGGTGATTCATAAAGCTCCTAGTGTAGAAATGGATGAGGGTATAAAAAAGCGCTTGATAGGTCAAGCTCACTTTTTGAGAGGGCTGGCATATTTCAACCTTGCTAATACCTATCATTTGGTACCTGTTATGGTTGACCTTCCACAAGATGAAAGTGACTACTATCCTGAAACTGCTACCGAAGAAGTTTTGTGGCAACAAATTATCTCTGATTTTCAAGCTGCTAAAAGCATGCTTCCTGTAAATTATGCTAGCGTTACTGGTCTTGACCAAGGTCAAATTGGTAGAGCAACCAAAGGTGCGGCAGCAGGTATGTTGGGAAAAGCATATTTGTATAGAAAACAATGGCAAAATGCTGCAGATGAGTTTGCCGCAATTATAAATGGCTCTGAGTACAATTATTCCTTGATGCCCGAATACAGAGACAACTTTAAACCCTTCAATGAGAATAATGCTGAATCGCTTTTCGAAATTCAGTTTGCTGATCCTAATACGGTAGGTGGAACTGATTACAACTATGGAGGCGAGCCTAACTCAAACTGGAAGCAAGTCAACTCTATTGGTCATACATATGCTATGGAAGGGTTTGGTTATTCAGATTTCTTGCCTACCCCATGGATTTATGAGGAGTTTAAAAAGGAAGCAACAGTAGACGGTGGGCTTGACCCCCGTTTGCTATCTACCGTTGCTTCTTATGAGCCAGGTGTTTCTGAATTGGCTTACGGAGGTCCTTGGTTCAATCCACAGGATAAAATTTATCCAAGAAAGTATACACATGATGGTATTGAGGGCTTTGTGAATGAGAACAATGGAGTAGAAAACTCAGGTATCAATTATAGGATTATTCGATATGCCGATGTTCTTTTGATGTACGCAGAAGCACTTAATGAGTTGAACCGTACTGCAGAAGCATATCCATTTATTCAGCAAGTGAGAGACAGGGCAAATCTCCCCGATCTTGCAACGGTTAAGCCAGGTATGACCCAGGCAGAAATGAGGGGCCAACTTGGTCACGAAAGAGCGCTTGAGTTTTCGGTTGAAACTATCAGAATCCATGATATCATCAGGTGGGGCTGGTTATACGACGATGCAAAACTTGCAGAGTTGAAAGCTCATGATAGAGATTTTGAAAGCTGGAGACCAGGACATGAGTATTTGCCAATTCCTCAAGAAGATCTTGACACTAACCCTAATATAAGCCCTAATTCAGCTAACTAA